The following coding sequences lie in one Apium graveolens cultivar Ventura chromosome 1, ASM990537v1, whole genome shotgun sequence genomic window:
- the LOC141720924 gene encoding pectinesterase-like yields MKTAMVIVSVSISIILLLPGVFSSPFSTTGDINWWCNQTPHSKQCKYHMNRFPKLISSASRLDFLTKAEETALQEVSSALQSIKSLEPKVASNAELSAWTTCLVFYDLAVYRLNKTLDTTISSTPDDIQTWLSAAATNIRTCNDGFSHLNVTHNIYPLVISNNVTQLIRNCLAVNYVNTQNREDMIHDAFSMNISRKYPSLSLRADCVVAQDGSGNYRTISQALSASARRTRTHFVIHVKQGIYNEIVTVTQQNIVLIGDGTDKTVITGNRRLEDGLTLYACASFKVTGDGFKAFLITFQNSAGDTGQAVAVASSSDCSVFYYCAFKGYQDTLYVSSNRQFYKKCQIDGTVDFIFGNAAAVFQDCTIFVQKPKPGGGLVVTAQDRDHPHDNTGITIHKCTLMRAPELRPFPQYKAFLGRPWSDFARTAYLRSSMTDLVDPAGWMTWQGASPSRYQTVDYGEFQNYGAGASTDRRVKWAGYHVIRDIRTAAAYDVTNLINGNLWLPATGVPFDADV; encoded by the exons ATGAAGACTGCAATGGTTATTGTATCAGTGTCAATATCCATTATTTTACTATTACCTGGTGTTTTTTCAAGCCCCTTCAGTACTACTGGTGACATAAACTGGTGGTGCAATCAAACTCCACATTCTAAACAATGCAAATACCATATGAATCGATTTCCGAAACTCATTTCATCTGCTTCCAGACTAGACTTCTTAACAAAAGCTGAAGAAACAGCCTTACAAGAGGTCAGTTCTGCACTGCAATCTATCAAATCACTTGAGCCAAAGGTAGCCAGCAATGCCGAATTATCTGCATGGACAACCTGTTTGGTATTTTATGATCTCGCAGTTTATAGGCTCAACAAAACTCTTGATACAACCATATCAAGTACACCTGATGATATCCAAACATGGCTAAGTGCTGCTGCAACAAATATACGTACGTGCAATGACGGATTTTCTCATCTAAACGTGACCCATAATATCTACCCTCTTGTAATCTCAAACAATGTGACACAACTGATAAGAAACTGTTTGGCTGTCAACTATGTTAATACGCAAAACAGGGAAGATATGATACATGATGCGTTTTCTATGAATATTTCAAGAAAATACCCGAGCCTTTCGCTACGTGCAGATTGTGTGGTGGCTCAAGATGGCTCTGGAAATTACAGGACCATTTCCCAAGCTCTGTCCGCTTCAGCCCGACGAACACGCACGCATTTTGTCATTCATGTGAAACAGGGGATCTATAACGAAATCGTTACTGTTACACAACAAAACATTGTGTTGATTGGTGATGGTACAGATAAGACTGTTATTACTGGGAATAGAAGGCTGGAGGATGGTTTGACTCTCTACGCTTGTGCATCTTTCA AGGTCACTGGTGACGGATTCAAGGCATTTTTAATAACCTTTCAGAACTCGGCTGGTGATACAGGTCAAGCCGTAGCAGTGGCATCCTCCTCTGATTGTTCCGTTTTCTATTACTGTGCTTTCAAAGGCTACCAAGACACTCTTTATGTCTCTTCTAATCGCCAATTCTACAAAAAATGCCAAATCGATGGCACCGTTGACTTCATTTTCGGAAACGCTGCAGCAGTCTTCCAGGACTGCACAATTTTTGTCCAAAAGCCCAAACCCGGTGGTGGCCTTGTAGTCACTGCCCAAGACCGAGACCATCCACACGACAACACCGGCATTACAATCCACAAATGTACATTGATGAGAGCTCCAGAACTCAGACCCTTTCCGCAGTACAAAGCTTTTTTGGGGAGGCCATGGAGTGACTTCGCTCGTACAGCGTATCTGCGGTCTTCAATGACCGATTTAGTGGACCCTGCTGGTTGGATGACATGGCAAGGAGCATCCCCGAGTAGATATCAAACAGTGGATTATGGGGAGTTCCAAAATTATGGAGCTGGTGCATCAACGGATAGGCGAGTGAAATGGGCTGGTTATCATGTTATACGTGATATCCGAACAGCTGCAGCTTATGATGTTACCAATTTGATTAATGGTAATTTATGGCTTCCGGCCACTGGAGTACCTTTTGATGCCGATGTTTGA